A segment of the Fusobacterium ulcerans genome:
TACTTTTTCTCCTGATTTTATAGTATTTTCAAAAGTATTTGGTTCAAAGTAGAGTTCTCCATTTCCTTCATTACTTCCTTTTGCTATTCCAAGCATACTATTTTCAGTCAAAGCACTTATATTGAAATTCTCTCCAGTTACCATATCTACCATTGAATAATCATCATAAACCTTTCCTATTTTCCCTATTAGATTCTTACCAGAAAGTACAATCATATCTTTTGCCATACCATCTTTTTTACCCAAATCTATATAGAATCTTTCATAAAGATTGCTTGGAGTTCTAAAATTAACTCTTGCTACTCTCAGATCTTTTTGACTTTCCTCTTTCATTTCTAAAAGATTTTTTAATCTTTCATTTTCCTCTACAAGAGTAACATTAAATTCTGTAACCATATCCAATTTTACATTTTCAGTTTTCAGCCTCTTATTTTCTTCTAAAATATGTTTATATTCTGTAACAGCATATGAAGTTTCTTTAAAGTAATTTCCAGTATTATAGATTGATTTCTGAACTGGAAAAAAAAGATATCCCACACCATCTATAATATGATTAAGAGCTCCTCTAAAGAAAAAGAGGAGCAGTATAATCCCTATAAACAAAAATAATATTTTATTCTTCTTGCTAGAGGACTTATCTTTTCTTATCATTTAGATAATTCCTTTGAAACTTCAAGAATCAATTTTGCTGTATCTACCATATCTTTTATCTCAATAAATTCTTCTTTAGTGTGAACTTTGCTCATTCCTACTGCAAGGTTTACAGAAGTAAATCCTTTTGCGTTATAGACATTAGCATCGCTTCCTCCTCCAGAAGATTTTTGCTTGCACTCTAACCCTGTATTTGCACAAGCTCTAGCAAAGCATTTTAATATTTCTGCTTCAGAGTCCAGTGTAAATCCATCATAACCCTTTTTAACATCATTTATAAACTCTGCTCCAAATTCTTTGGCTGTAGCTTCAAATATATCATTAGTCTCTTTTAAAAGATTATCTAATTTTTCTCCTTTGAAACTTCTTGCTTCATACATTATAGAAAGTTCAGGCATTACTATGTTAACAGCTTCTCCTCCTCTTACTATACCAATGTTAGAAGTAGTTTCACTGTCTATTCTTCCTAGCTTTATTTTAGTTATAGCATGTGAAGCAACAGTCAATGCATTTATTCCGTTTTCAGGAGAAATTCCTGCATGAGCTGGTTTTCCTATTATTTTCATTTCACCCTTTGCTGAATATGGAGCCTGTATAATTGCTTCTCCAGGTTTTCCACTTGAATCAAGAATGAACGAGTAATCTGGTGAATATTTTTCTATATCAAAAGCTCTTGCTCCACGTAATCCTATTTCTTCTGCTATTGAGAATACAACTATGATTTCTGGATGATCAAGGTTATTTTCTTTTATTACACTGATCATTTCAAGGATTGCAGCTATTCCACCTTTATCATCTCCACCAAGAACAGATGTTCCATCACTTTTGATGATCCCATTCTCAATGATTGGTGTAACTTTATCGCAAGGAAGTACAGTATCCATATGTGCACTAAATAAAACTTTTTTCTTTCCTGGGGCTTTCAATACTCCAATAATATTTCCACAGTTTCCACCATGAACTTTTCCAGCATTGTCTTCATAAGCTTCCATCCCAAGTTCTTTTAATGCTTTTAGTAAGTAATCTCCAACTTCTCTCTCTTTTAATGATGGTGATGAAATGCTCGCCATGTCAATAAAAGTTTGTACCAATCTGTTTTCCTTTACCATGATTCCTCCTATTTTCGTTTTTTAATACTTTCTTTCCTATAATTATAATACATTGGTCTTTCTTTGTAAAGCATAAGTAGTATAAATCTTAAAAAATAATAAAAAAAATGCCATTTTTTTATTATACAAAAAGGACAGCATCTCTGCCGTCCTTTCATTCAGCCTATTTTTAGGCTCTTTTCTTATTTTGTTCCTTTTTTATAAGCCCCTTCAGAACCAAACACATCTACTATTTTAGTTTTGTAATAAGCTTTCATTTCATCTTTTGCAGCTCCAAGATATTTTCTTGGGTCAAATTCTTTTGGATTAGTTCCAAGAACTCTTCTGATAGCAGCTGTGAATGCAAGTCTTCCGTCAGTATCAACGTTAATTTTTGCAACTGCTGATTTAGAAGCTTTTCTTAATTCAGCATTAGGAATTCCTATTGCATCTTTAACTTCTCCACCAAATTCTTTTATCATATCTGTATATTGCTTAGGTACAGCTGATGATCCGTGAAGTACGATAGGGAATCCTGGGATTCTTCTTTCGATTTCTTCTAATATATCAAGTCTTAATTTAGGATCTTCACCTGGTTTAAATTTATGAGCTCCATGAGAAGTTCCTATAGCTATTGCTAAAGAGTCAACCCCTGTTTTATTTACAAATTCTTCTACTTCATCAGGATTTGTATAAGTATGGCTTTCAGCTTTAACATCATCTTCGATACCAGCTAGAACTCCTAATTCAGCTTCTACTGTTACATCAAATTTATGAGCATATTCCACTACTTCTTTTGATACTTCTATATTTTTTGCAAAATCATAGTGAGATCCATCAATCATTACTGATGAGAAACCAGATTCAATACAAGTTTTTACAGTTGCAATATCAGGTCCATGATCTAAATGAAGAGCTACTGGAATATCTGATCCCATATTTCTTGCTCTGTCTACAGCTGCTTTACCTAATAAAGGCACTACATCAGCTCCCATGTAGCTAAGAGCTCCTTTTGAACATTGAAGGATTACTGGTGAACCCATTTCAGCACATGCTTCTACTATAGCAAGAGCCATTTCCATATTATTGAAGTTAAATGCAGGAACTGCATACCCTTCTTTATTAGCTTTAGCAAACATTTCTTTAGTATTAGAAAGTCCTAAATCTTTATAATTGTACATTTATAGCCTCCTTGAAATTTTGTATATACTTAATTCTACCAGATATTTAAAATAAAATCAATTCTATAATAGATCATATTTTTACTCTTATTTGTTTTAAAATATGCCTAAAAAACCATTTTATCTTCATTCTCTTTTTTATAAGGAGAAGTGCTTGAGGTACCAGATCTATGACATTCTCTATGACATGCTGATATCTGTTGAATTTTCCACTGATTATTTTCTTTGCACTCACTATCCAAGATATGAGCAGCAAGTTAAATATTCTTAAAAAATTTAATAAGAAATTAAACGCTCCCTCTTCAGTTACATAAAAACTTCCTATTTTAAATAAAACTCTTCCTTCCTGTGTATAAAAAAGCTGGACAAGACATGTACTAAAATACAGAAAAAATAAAAATTTCATTTTTCCAATATTCTTTTTTAAATCTTTGTTCAAAATAAGGTTCATCACAAAAAGAATGACAGTTATTCCAAACATTATTTTTATATTTCCAATGAATATATTACTTAGAAGCAGTATAAATAAACTACTTTTTAATAACATCTATTCCACCCATATATGGAACTAGAGCTTTTGGAATAAGGAATGATCCATCTTCCTGTTGATAGTTTTCCATAATAGCTACAAAAGTTCTTCCTACTGCAAGTCCTGATCCATTTAATGTATGACAGAACTCACTTTTTGAACTTCCATTAGGTCTGTATTTAAGTCCCATTCTTCTAGCTTGGAAATCTGTACAGTTAGAGCAAGAAGAAATTTCTCTGTATTTATTTTGAGATGGAAGCCATACTTCTAAGTCATAAGTCTTAGCAGCTGAGAATCCTAAGTCTCCAGTACATAGTTGAATAACTCTGTATGGAAGCTCAAGTCTTTGAAGAACCTCTTCAGCATTAACTACCATTTTTTCTAATTCTTCATAAGAAGATTCCTGAGTTGCTATTTTTACCATTTCCACTTTATTAAATTGGTGTACTCTGATGATTCCTTTAACATCTTTACCATATGATCCTGCTTCTCTTCTGAAACATGGAGAATAAGCTGTATAATATTTTGGTAATTCTTTTTCATCCAATATTTCTTTTCTATGGATATTAGTCATTGTGATTTCTGAAGTTGAAATAAGGAACATATCATCAGTAGTTCTATACATATCATCTTCGAATTTAGGAAGCTGTCCAGTTCCTTCACATATTTCTCTTTTTACCAAGAATGGAGTTATGTGCTCTGTATATCCATGTTCTGTAGTATGCATATCAAGCATAAAGTTAATAAGAGCTCTTTCTACTCTTGCACCCATTCCTCTATATAGTACAAATCTTGATCCTCCTAATTTTGATCCTCTTTCAAAATCAAGTATTCCAAGATTTTCTCCTATTTCCCAGTGAGCTTTTGGTTCAAATGTAAATTCTCTAGGTGTTCCCCATCTTCTTACTTCAACATTTGATTCTTCATCTTTTCCTACTGGAGTTCCTTCTTGATACATATTAGGAATTACCATTTGGAAATAAGTAAGTTTCTCATCTACTTCTGCTAATTTTGCATCAAGCTCTTTTATTTGAGCAGAAACTTTTCCCATCTCTTCTATTATTTGAGAAGCATCTTGTTTTTCCTTTTTTAATCTTGCGATTTCAGCAGATTCAGTATTTCTTTTTTGTTTTAAAAGTTCTACTTCACCTAGTATAGTTCTTCTCTCTTCATCAAGTTTGTCAAATTCTGCAAGGTCAATACTGCTGTTTCTATTAGCAAGCATCTCTTTCACAAGTTCTCTGTTCTCACGAATAAATTTTAATTCTAACATATTTATCCCCTCTCTAAATTATTTATTATTTTTAAGAATTTATTTTATATCCACATCTTTTTATTTTTACATCCTGCTGCTCAATACCTACAAGCTCAAGATAGGAATTAGGTGAAGTGTTTATTATTTCCATTGTGATCTTATTGTTATCTCTTTTAAAAGACTTTATTCTTACTTTAAGATCTCTTGTGGCAATTTTTCCCTTCTTCTCCTTTACCTCTACTATTTCATCTCTGTTCAAAAGTTCTTCTAACTTTGAGATATCTTCTTCACTGCCTTCAATCTCATATATCATGACAGTATATTCTTCCATTATGGAGGATTTTCTAGGTACTTCCTCAACTTTATTTACTCTGAATCCTACAACATTGCTGCTATTAAGTCTTTTAAATACCTCTTCATTTGACATTGGAGTTTCCAATTCAAAATCCATCAGTTCATCATACGCTTCTGTTCCCAAGGACACAGGACTTCCAAAAGACATTTTAGGTCTTGGGTGGAATCCTTGACTGTATTTTACAGGAATCTGAGATTTTTTTAAAAGTCTGTCAAAAAATCTGAGCAAGTCTAGGTGAGAGATGAATTTCATTTCTCCAAACTTATCAAAATACACTCTTTTTTTCATTTTTACCTCTGATAATATTTATTTTGTATTCTGTCATTTTACCACTTTATTCCAGATAGTTCAAACATGTTTTTAATTTCTTTCTATTTTTCTTCTAATTTTTTTTCTATGGCTCTTACTCTTTTTAACAGCTCAGGAAGTTTTTTCCAAGAAACTCTTACTTTCAAATCCTCTTTGTGATCCATTAGAGGATATCCAGAAAGCATTTGATTATCTGCCACATTTCCACTTACTCCTGATTTGGCAGCTATGACTACATTACTTCCTATCTTTAAGTGTCCTGCCACTCCTACCTGTCCAGCAAGTGTAGTGTTATCTCCAACTTCTACACTTCCTGCTATACCAACTTGAGATATAAGAAGACAATTTTCTCCAATTATATCATTGTGAGCTATTTGCACTAGATTATCTATTTTGGTAAATTTCTTAATAACGGTATTTCCAATAGTTCCTCTGTCCACAGTAGTATTAGCTCCAATTTCTACTTCATCTTCTAATACAACATGTCCTATTTGATCTATCTTAGTGTTATTTCCATTGATTTTTATAAATCCAAATCCATCTGATCCAATTACTGCTCCTGGCTGAATTACACATTTTTTTCCAATTATGCAAAATTCTCTAATAGTTGCATTGGAATAAATAACTGTTCCTTCTCCTATTGTTACTCCTTCTCCTATTGTTACATTAGGATGAATAACTACATTGTCTCCTATTACAGTATCATGTCCTATGTAAACATTTGGTGCCAATCTGACATTTTTACCTATTTTGCTGGAATCTTCTATCATTTTTTCAAAAGGTCTAGTTTCCCTCTTGAAAAAATTCAAAAGTTTTGGCATAAGTGTTCTTGGATTTTCTTTAACTTTCAAATATATTTTTCCAATATTTTCTGGTAAAGGAATATCTGGTACTATTATTACTTTTGCTCTAGTTTCATGCAGCTTTTTTAAAAATTTTTCATCTGATGCAAATGTCAGACTGTCCTCTTGTGCTTGAAAAAAGGGAGCAAGCCCAGAAATATTTTCTAGACTTAAATCTCCCTTTACTTCACAACCAAGGAGGGCAATCAAATCAACTAACTTGTAGTTCATGTTACCTCCTTAAAATATTTCTATTTTTTGTTTTTTTCCATAGTGCTTAATACTTGGTCAGTTATATTCTCTCCACCAAATTTTACTGCTCCAGCTTCAAAT
Coding sequences within it:
- a CDS encoding M20/M25/M40 family metallo-hydrolase is translated as MVKENRLVQTFIDMASISSPSLKEREVGDYLLKALKELGMEAYEDNAGKVHGGNCGNIIGVLKAPGKKKVLFSAHMDTVLPCDKVTPIIENGIIKSDGTSVLGGDDKGGIAAILEMISVIKENNLDHPEIIVVFSIAEEIGLRGARAFDIEKYSPDYSFILDSSGKPGEAIIQAPYSAKGEMKIIGKPAHAGISPENGINALTVASHAITKIKLGRIDSETTSNIGIVRGGEAVNIVMPELSIMYEARSFKGEKLDNLLKETNDIFEATAKEFGAEFINDVKKGYDGFTLDSEAEILKCFARACANTGLECKQKSSGGGSDANVYNAKGFTSVNLAVGMSKVHTKEEFIEIKDMVDTAKLILEVSKELSK
- a CDS encoding class II fructose-bisphosphate aldolase translates to MYNYKDLGLSNTKEMFAKANKEGYAVPAFNFNNMEMALAIVEACAEMGSPVILQCSKGALSYMGADVVPLLGKAAVDRARNMGSDIPVALHLDHGPDIATVKTCIESGFSSVMIDGSHYDFAKNIEVSKEVVEYAHKFDVTVEAELGVLAGIEDDVKAESHTYTNPDEVEEFVNKTGVDSLAIAIGTSHGAHKFKPGEDPKLRLDILEEIERRIPGFPIVLHGSSAVPKQYTDMIKEFGGEVKDAIGIPNAELRKASKSAVAKINVDTDGRLAFTAAIRRVLGTNPKEFDPRKYLGAAKDEMKAYYKTKIVDVFGSEGAYKKGTK
- a CDS encoding TIGR03936 family radical SAM-associated protein — its product is MKKRVYFDKFGEMKFISHLDLLRFFDRLLKKSQIPVKYSQGFHPRPKMSFGSPVSLGTEAYDELMDFELETPMSNEEVFKRLNSSNVVGFRVNKVEEVPRKSSIMEEYTVMIYEIEGSEEDISKLEELLNRDEIVEVKEKKGKIATRDLKVRIKSFKRDNNKITMEIINTSPNSYLELVGIEQQDVKIKRCGYKINS
- the mreC gene encoding rod shape-determining protein MreC — encoded protein: MIRKDKSSSKKNKILFLFIGIILLLFFFRGALNHIIDGVGYLFFPVQKSIYNTGNYFKETSYAVTEYKHILEENKRLKTENVKLDMVTEFNVTLVEENERLKNLLEMKEESQKDLRVARVNFRTPSNLYERFYIDLGKKDGMAKDMIVLSGKNLIGKIGKVYDDYSMVDMVTGENFNISALTENSMLGIAKGSNEGNGELYFEPNTFENTIKSGEKVYTSGISDIYPKGLYIGYISEIDQDESEIFRSIKIKTDIDVLNLSEVLVIIPKEKE
- the serS gene encoding serine--tRNA ligase, translated to MLELKFIRENRELVKEMLANRNSSIDLAEFDKLDEERRTILGEVELLKQKRNTESAEIARLKKEKQDASQIIEEMGKVSAQIKELDAKLAEVDEKLTYFQMVIPNMYQEGTPVGKDEESNVEVRRWGTPREFTFEPKAHWEIGENLGILDFERGSKLGGSRFVLYRGMGARVERALINFMLDMHTTEHGYTEHITPFLVKREICEGTGQLPKFEDDMYRTTDDMFLISTSEITMTNIHRKEILDEKELPKYYTAYSPCFRREAGSYGKDVKGIIRVHQFNKVEMVKIATQESSYEELEKMVVNAEEVLQRLELPYRVIQLCTGDLGFSAAKTYDLEVWLPSQNKYREISSCSNCTDFQARRMGLKYRPNGSSKSEFCHTLNGSGLAVGRTFVAIMENYQQEDGSFLIPKALVPYMGGIDVIKK
- the lpxD gene encoding UDP-3-O-(3-hydroxymyristoyl)glucosamine N-acyltransferase yields the protein MNYKLVDLIALLGCEVKGDLSLENISGLAPFFQAQEDSLTFASDEKFLKKLHETRAKVIIVPDIPLPENIGKIYLKVKENPRTLMPKLLNFFKRETRPFEKMIEDSSKIGKNVRLAPNVYIGHDTVIGDNVVIHPNVTIGEGVTIGEGTVIYSNATIREFCIIGKKCVIQPGAVIGSDGFGFIKINGNNTKIDQIGHVVLEDEVEIGANTTVDRGTIGNTVIKKFTKIDNLVQIAHNDIIGENCLLISQVGIAGSVEVGDNTTLAGQVGVAGHLKIGSNVVIAAKSGVSGNVADNQMLSGYPLMDHKEDLKVRVSWKKLPELLKRVRAIEKKLEEK